In a genomic window of Stegostoma tigrinum isolate sSteTig4 chromosome 43, sSteTig4.hap1, whole genome shotgun sequence:
- the LOC125449047 gene encoding zinc finger protein 239-like, translating to MHKDTHMVEKPWKCENCGKRFCYPSQLESHRRSHSGERPFTCTQCGKGFTQLSNLNKHERTHSGERPFTCSKCGKGFTQSSNLDKHQRTHIEEKPFTCPECGKGFTQTANLLTHQRTHTGERPFTCFQCGKGFAQLSSLRIHQITHSGEKPFSCSECGKGFTQLASLRTHKRIHTEEKPFNCSLCGKGFTQLSNLHTHMTTHTREKPFTCPDCGTGFTQLSSLHRHKRIHTGEKSFTCMECGKKFTQFSNLCRHNENTHSTENVHSPAPT from the coding sequence atgcacaaggacacccacatGGTGGAGAAACCATGGAAGTGTGAGAACTGTGGGAAGAGATTTTGTTATCCATCTCAGCTGGAAAGTCATCGACGCAGTCACagtggggagaggccattcacctgtacccagtgtgggaaaggattcactcagttatccaaTTTAAATAAACACGAGAGAACTCActctggggagaggccattcacctgctccaagtGTGGAAAAGggttcactcagtcatccaattTGGACAAACACCAAAGAACTCACATTGAGGAAAAGCCATTCACTTGTcctgagtgtgggaaaggatttactCAGACAGCCAACTTACTCACACACCAGAGAAcacacaccggggagaggccattcacctgctttcAATGTGGCAAAGGATTCGCTCAGTTATCCAGCTTACGTATTCACCAAATAACTCAcagtggagagaaaccattctCTTGCTCTGAgtgcgggaagggattcactcagttggCGAGCTTACGAACACACAAGAGAATTCATACTGAAGAGAAACCATTCAATTGCTCtttgtgtgggaagggattcactcagttatccaacTTACATACGCACATGACAACGCACACCAGAGAGAAACCGTTCACCTGCCCTGACTGTGGTACTggattcactcagttatccagcTTACATAGACACAAAAGAATTCATACAGGGGAGAAATCATTCACCTGCATGGAGTGTGGAAAGAAATTCACTCAGTTCTCCAATTTATGTAGACACAATGAGaacacacacagcacagaaaatgtTCATTCACCTGCTCCAACTTAA